One window of the Bradysia coprophila strain Holo2 chromosome X unlocalized genomic scaffold, BU_Bcop_v1 contig_26, whole genome shotgun sequence genome contains the following:
- the LOC119069272 gene encoding myosin regulatory light chain 2 → MSEKEKKVKKKKKEGEATVEATPEETPAATPAAATPTTPSGSTRQSSKSGGSSSRRAKRAGSNVFSMFSQKQVAEFKEAFQLMDQDKDGIIGKNDLRATFDAVGKLTNDKELEEMLGEASGPINFTQLLTLFAKRMAGSGATDDDDVVIDAFKKFDTDGLIDGDKLRHLLMTFGQKFTANEVDDAYDQMVIDDKNMIDTAALIEMLTGKEEGEEGEEAAA, encoded by the exons ATG TCTGAGAAAGAGAAAAAGgtcaagaagaagaagaaggaaggAGAAGCCACTGTTGAAGCTACCCCAGAAGAAACTCCAGCGGCAACTCCAGCAGCTGCCACACCAACCACCCCATCTGGTTCGACTCGCCAATCATCCAAATCTGGCGGTTCTTCATCCAGACGCGCTAAGCGCGCCGGTTCCAATGTCTTCTCTATGTTCTCACAGAAACAAGTCGCTGAGTTCAAAGAG GCCTTCCAACTCATGGATCAAGACAAAGATGGCATTATTGGAAAGAACGATCTCCGTGCTACATTCGATGCCGTTGGTAAATTGACAAACGACAAAGAATTGGAAGAAATGCTCGGAGAAGCGTCTGGACCAATTAACTTCACACAATTGTTGACTCTGTTCGCCAAGCGTATGGCTGGATCAGGAGCaactgatgatgatgatgttgttATTGATGCCTTCAAGAAATTCGACACCGACGGTCTCATCGATGGTGACAAATTGCGTCATTTACTCATGACCTTCGGCCAAAAGTTCACCGCCAACGAGGTTGATGATGCCTACGATCAAATGGTGATTGACGATAAGAACATGATCGACACAGCTGCCCTCATCGAAATGCTTACAGGAAAGGAAGAAGGAGAAGAAGGAGAAGAAGCAGCAGCATAA